The nucleotide window CTTTAAAAGCGTTGAGGATGGTCTCCTCCGGGTCAGCACCTGGAGGGGAACGGTGGCAGCTCGGAGTTGATGTAAAACGTAAACAAaggaaacatctttttttttcccagaggATTGCCATAGTCCTGAAATAACATCCAGAACACGGGCCCTCACCTTTTAGTTTCTCTCCGAACATGGTGAGAAAGACAGTGAAATTAACCGGTCCTGGGGCCTCCGTCAGCATCTCATCAATCTCTTCTTGCTTGACATTTAAACGGCctagagagggaggggggggtcaAAGGTTTAGAGcggcaactaacgattatttccACAATTGGTCAATCTGACTATCGTTTTCTCGATTGATAGATGAATCGTTTGGTCAATAAAATGTTACAAGTAAAGCGAAATAATGCATCCTAATATCCCAGAATCCTAATGTGACAGCCAGTTTACTTtacacaagacaaagaaaacaggaaatgctcagaagctggaaccagagaatgttttgcatttttgtttgaaaaaaaaagtacttacaagatcaaatgaaaatatttttctcGCCCAATTGCTCCAGCTCTAACAAGGTTTACAACTGGGTCCACTCAAATGAAATGTGACAATGCGGAACCTTACAACTCATAAGAGACACATACAAACAGTAAACAGACACACGAGCAGTCCTACCTAAAGCTGCAAAAGTGTCTCTCAGGTCATTCTTGTCAATGAAACCGTCTCTGTTTTGATCCATGATAGTAAAAGCCTGCAGAAGTTTTATTGTTACATGCCGTGTCTCCTGTATGCACAGTAAGCATCCACCACAGAGTAAACTGCTCAAATTCTATGGGATAGAAAACATTTGGCAGAGCACTGACTTCTTTGAACTCCTGGATCTGGGCCTGTTCAAACATGGAGAACACATTGGAGCCGGCTCCGTTGGATCTCTTCTTCGCCTTCTTGGGTGACTGCGGAGTTTGGACAATCACACTCTTGATTAGATTCAATAATAATAGCACGGTCATCACCTGGCTCTCTGCTCCAGCTCCACTTCATTATCGGTTTTACTGTGACACATGCTCTTATGATAACGAGCCAGTGATGAGCAAacttacagtgtgtgtgtgtgtgggggggcacTAATTGCACAACAGGCAAGGTTTATACCGGGGCACGCATTTCATTAGGAGGGATTACAAACACTGTCAGTTTGTTATGGAAATATTTACTCAAGCCTCCAATTTTGTGAGAATGCAGACTAAGCCTGGGGAGGGTGTGGTCCGCTGCCCGCTCTCCCACAGTCCCAGGATCACACGGGGGATTATTCTATAGGGCCTGGCTGGGTGATGACAGGATGGTACACTGAGCCCTGTTTGATCAGAAATCCCTGGGAGGCTAGGATTATGTCGAGCTATTTACATGACTGCCAAGGAACGGGGAAAAACAGCGTAAGGGGGATGCAGCGCTACGACATGATATTGCTCGGATTCACGGGCCTCTCGACAGCTGCTGTCTAACCCTCGTTGTGGATTAGCTCTGGAGCACTTGTATATCTCAGGGACGGGACCTCTGGCGCTCAGCtcaatttatttctttatttttgtttttaagaggaTTCCTGCAATCACGGGATGCGAGGCAGAATTGGTTTCTTGATGCTGCCCAGGGCAGATCAACCTGAAAGGGCCAGCAGAAACCTCCAAGATACATttatgggcggctgtggctcagtggtagagcggttgcctgccaatcggaaggttggtggttcgatccccgcccctgcactcattgtcgaagtgtccttgggcaagacactgaaccccgagttgcccccggtgctgcgcatcgcagtgtgaatgtgtgtgaatgatgaatgtttcctgtagatgtgaaagcgctttgagcagttgttaagactgtaAAAGcattatataaatacagcacatttacatttaattattgTTGACCTGTTTGTAGCCTGTACTTGTTGCTcatctctcctccttttctttcttctttttttcctctcctgtttcctctactcttctctcctttttttcttctcctctccgtATTTCCTATCATTTCCTTTTCTCAACTCACTCTTGTCTCCTCCCCTCTGACAGAGATCGTTAGCGGAAATAAGAGGGAACAAGGggtcttctcttttctctcctctccttatTTCCTCTCCTTAACTTTCCTCCCCTCTTCTTTGAtgttctctcctcttcttctatTACCTCCCTTGTTTCCCTTATCtcctgttttctctcctcttttctcctctccatGCTACAATTACCTATtcatacatttcttttctttttttgtttcagcatTGCGAGCAGACAAATCAAACATCATCAATGGGACAACTGGAGCGATgatctttttgttgttgatctGAATTCAGTGTCCATATGCATATTGACATGGGGTAAATTGGTTCATTATCATTGGTGTGAGAAGAGCAAGACGTACAATTCATCAAAACATGCCATGACAGTCTATCATGTAAATATGTCATACAATATactttttaaacacattcaGCAGAAACAGAACGTCCCCTTAACAGTAATAGTactttaaacaaatgaaatctGTATCCACTCACCATGTTTCGGTGGTATTGCTGATAAGGACCAAACAGAATCCCGGGTGCTTTGTGATGAAGCTGAACACAAAGGGGTAGATATACTGTCCCCTCTCCCCACATAATGGGGCATGCCTATAGTCTATAAATACTCCTTTCCTTCTTTAGTCAGAGGGTCAGGTAAGGAAGACAATTCCCCCTCCGCCACCACTCCCCTCACTCACATTGTCCAACCATTGTTAGAGTTCATGAGATTTAGGGATGATAGCCAAACACACATACCCCATTGCTGATACCCAAGAATAACAATAGGACATAGCTTTGGCTCAGGAAGGACTGTTGTTGGTGACTGACAGTTGCACTTGATGGGATCAATCACCCAGCTGTCCTGTTAGTGCTCCACAGGGACCAAAGTGATGTTATAATGGAAGCCGTTTCTGGGTAGCACAATAAACGGAACTGTTAGCTGAAGCGTCCTGATCCCCAATAAGACTTGATCCTAAACAGCCTGTCACACTTTGGAAAACATTAGTAGGGAACAGGGTTTGTATGATGTGTTTCATTAAGAATGTTGTTGGTCTCTTGCAACGATGTTGGACAGTTATGAAATGGAGCTAGTTTAGACTCTGTTTAACTctttgtaaatggactgtatttatgtagcgcttttctagtcttagtgACAACTCAAAGCACTTTAAACAGTACAGGCAcaattcacacagacacacacattcatacatacactGGTGGCTGAGGTTTGCCACACAAcgggccacctgctcatcagataaatatTCACTGGCGCAACATTGGGAGCAATTTGGGGGTTCTTGCCCAAGGGCACTCTGACATGTAGACTGCAGGGgacagggatcaaaccaccgaCCTTCTGATTGgtagccacagccgcccttgGTGTCCTACGGCTCGGTGTCCTCAACCCTTTTACTGTCTTCCATTGGACCTTGCACTTGTCATCCTCTtgggtcaaaactgaaaatcaacagtttttctgatgtttttgttccttttttcaacacttttcacgccttttaaaaatgtttttggcgcttttttttgcCGTTTTACACTTCTTGTATGAAGTGTTTAAACTACTATGTATGAACACCCCTAACACCAACGTATTACCACTTGTAGCTAGACACTTATCATATGAAAATATATCTAAAACCTTGAGTTAAAAacgcagaaattatgaattatttagactaatatTAAAGGAAGGGTAAGCACAGAAGCATATGTAACAAAGTTCATGGAGGGTACCGTTTTGAAAgcatttcaatttctttttcaaatgctaaaaaagtgaacaaaagtCAATGAAAGTAAAGATCCGATCTTTTGTTGTACTTGCaaagaacgttgtatggaatcatctaTGTTATTTCCTGCAATTAAAATGAGGTAgtttaaaagaaacccatatttctaaaaatagaaatttagaaaatgggtcaaatttgaccctaagacaacacaagggttaaccagTTAGCAGACATGTTTCATgttcaacctttatttatactTGAGAGATCCTTGAGAGGCAGCCCTCATTTACAATAACATTGAGTCAcccacaaagacaaaaacaagattaatacaaaaaaacaacaccgaAAAGGAAGCAACACCATCATGAGGACACAGAAAGACACTAAAACTGTCCTAATCGGAAAacaatttgataaacaaatCAGGACAACCAGGgtgaaaaagaaattcaaatagGCCGATGTAAAGCAATTACAAGTAGAAGTTCACACATAATACATAAGGCGTATAAGGTGAAGTTTGTGATAATAAAAGGAAAGTTTAATGGATTATAAGTGGAAGGACAACAGcattcacatacatacacattataCAGTCACAGTGAACACTTTAAAGACCCtctagtcaaaaaaaaaaagttttgattatAGGCTTCTTCCTTTCTTGTTACACGGTGTATGTGCAGAGTTTGACACGCTGTTTTCACATTCATCCGCTGAAGAAAGAGAGTTTCTCTGTGCTCCCCTTAAATCTCATTTTAACACGTGTGCGCACGAGCAGCAGTGTGACATCACGACTAGTTTGGAAACCGATCGGGATCCAGCAGCGATGACACAAGTGGGATGTGTGATGTGGAAACCAGAAACCTGCAGTGCACCAACACCGAGAATGGACTTCATAATGAAGTCAAATTACAGCAAAAACACGCCATCTTTgaatttgtctgttgttttttttgggtgaaCTGGCCCTTTGAGTCAGCTTGAAAACTACACAAGGTCACTTAGAGCTTTTTTTGGTAATTATTTGCTTTTAGTTTGATTTAGGATTTTTAATCAACTGTTTTTACAATTACTTTCCATGACAATTTCAAGTGTTCATTCacgtttttttattgtgaattaAAATCCTGAAATCTTTTTCACGGCACGTTTCAACATGTCATGGCATGAAACGCACAGGTGTAATTAATAACCCTGATTAAAGATACATTGTAATTAGATATTCCAGTGACATGCCCCTAGTATTATGCATAATGATTCAGAGGCATGACTTACTGGTTATTAGTTGCacctgtgccccccccccaaacagcTATAGTCTTACCAGCGGaaataagagacaaatgttCACAACTGACAAACAGTGATGATGGATAAAGTTTGACCATaagaccagtggtggaagaagtagtcACATcctttagtaaaagtactaataccaaaactgttacaagtaaaagtcctgcattgaaaatgttacttatgtaAAAGTATCTAAGTTTTATCGGGAAagtgtacttaaagtattaaaaataaaagtacttgaTGCGGAAAGATCCTCACGTTGTCAATCAAGTAAGTGTTTAATGCTTTAATCATTTCAactggacttgtaggcctatatagtgtTGAGTAgtttaaacattgtatttttatagACTTCATGTGTTTGTATGCAAAAGCTTAATTTGTAAAGGAACTAAAGCTGTCTGATtactgtagtggagtaaaaagtacaatgtttcCCTCTGAGATGTGACAtagaaagaaaagactcaagtaaagtacaagtacttcaacATTTGAGTAAATGTGCCAAGTTACATTCCACCTCTGCGGAGTGGCGATCCTGATCCCCACCCCGCAATctccttttatttctttgaCCATTTACTTACCAAGCTTGTCCAGTGGGTAGTGCTAGCAACCCACGGCAGTCAGTATCTAAACTACCACGGTGATCTGATGCTCGGCAACACTGAAGTAACTCACTGTTGTTTCCACTGCTCATTTGTTGTTCCATCAACATTTGTATTAAACTACACCATGCCAACCAAAATTAGGGTTTTCCTTATGCGGATAAGATTTCTACTTTGCAAGAAGACATCATCACATTTTCTGATGCAAAATATCTGTTTTCAGATAttctgcatatatatatatatatatatataatatatatatatatatatatagatatagatatatctgCATTCAGATGCATAGATACTTTCATCAATACAAGCAAGTCCTTGTATCGATTGGTTCAAGTAGGAGGATGGAAAGTGGTGTTACACACTGTGAACAGCTGTACTGGTGATGAGGATGCAAACAAGTGGGTGGGCCCTTGTGGAGAGGTACATGCTCTGGACTCTCATTGTAAATGCAACCTTTACCAAATAAAGCAAATGTGCATTAAAAGACTGCTGCAACGCGTGTAATTATAGTTTCACGTCGTAACCTTGCTCCTGCTAACAACCGTGACGTCACGCTGTTACACACGTGAACCTGTCAAATCAGAGACCTTTTCCCACTTTGGCAAGCCATCGTTCTCTTTTGTTTTAACCCACTTGTTTGGTTACATAAAAGTCGCTATGGTAACCAAAATAATCATGGCTTTATTTAGACacatttaaagtattaaaatcACACCAGGTCTGCCAGATTTAGGGTGTGAAGTTCTTTGTAATAGTAGATGTTGTCAGATTCTTCAGAAAGAAATCTCCCTCTGATGACTGTCATTGAAGGACTTAAAAGCTCACAATATATGAGTCATAAGAGGGagattatatatgtatatatatatatatatatatatacatatatatatatatatatatatatatacacatatattatagacagaataccagctgagagctgttgttattttaaccatggcagcagttttcagattacttTATgtataattgcaaaagggttctctaatgttttctcagttagtttaaaaaaaaaaaaatgatatcagattactAAACAGCATGTGCCTATGGAACATTGGCTGAATGgatgctgataatgggcaatgtagatatagcattaaagatcagcccccccactcagatcagctggtattctgtctatgaTGGAgaggaa belongs to Etheostoma spectabile isolate EspeVRDwgs_2016 chromosome 5, UIUC_Espe_1.0, whole genome shotgun sequence and includes:
- the LOC116689310 gene encoding myosin regulatory light chain 2, ventricular/cardiac muscle isoform encodes the protein MWGEGTVYLPLCVQLHHKAPGILFGPYQQYHRNMSPKKAKKRSNGAGSNVFSMFEQAQIQEFKEAFTIMDQNRDGFIDKNDLRDTFAALGRLNVKQEEIDEMLTEAPGPVNFTVFLTMFGEKLKGADPEETILNAFKVFDPDGKGTLKKDFVTEMLTTQADRFSPEEMEQMFAAFPPDVAGNLDYNNLVHIITHGEEKDQE